One Gelria sp. Kuro-4 DNA segment encodes these proteins:
- the murA gene encoding UDP-N-acetylglucosamine 1-carboxyvinyltransferase, with the protein MEKLVIEGGRALNGSIVASGAKNSALPLLVAAALAEEESLLENVPHDTDVDVMCAILKALGASVRADGPGRLRVSGAGLTQAQAPYELVRRMRASFYVAGLLLGRLGRAVVALPGGCSIGSRPVDYHIKGFEALGAKVSLEHGFMKAEAPRLTGSKYYVSRASVGATINTMLAAVLAKGTTILENAAREPEVVDVANFLNTMGARIKGAGMDVIRIEGVKKLHGAEHEIIPDRIEAGSYLILGAMTGGEVTVVNAMGEHLRALLSSLEAIGVAVEETTTAVRVKKKEPLAPLNVVTQPYPGFPTDLQAPLAVLLTQADGVSTLRETIFDGRFKYVDELRRMGADVKVERDTAIITGPAKLTGAPVEATDLRGGMALVIAALAAEGRSEVSGLEHIDRGYEHLSAKLQALGAKVERIRV; encoded by the coding sequence GTGGAAAAGCTGGTGATTGAGGGCGGGCGCGCCCTAAACGGGTCCATCGTCGCGAGCGGGGCGAAGAACAGCGCCCTGCCGCTCCTCGTCGCAGCGGCCCTTGCCGAAGAGGAGTCCCTCCTGGAGAACGTCCCGCACGACACCGATGTGGACGTGATGTGCGCTATTCTTAAGGCCCTGGGAGCCAGCGTGCGCGCCGACGGCCCCGGGCGCCTGCGGGTGAGCGGTGCCGGCCTGACGCAGGCGCAGGCTCCGTACGAGCTGGTGCGCCGGATGCGGGCTTCTTTTTATGTTGCCGGCCTCCTCCTGGGGCGCCTGGGACGGGCGGTGGTCGCCCTGCCGGGCGGCTGCTCCATCGGCTCGCGGCCGGTGGATTACCACATCAAGGGCTTTGAGGCCCTGGGGGCGAAGGTCTCCCTGGAGCACGGCTTCATGAAAGCTGAAGCACCGCGCCTCACAGGCTCCAAGTACTATGTCAGCCGCGCCAGCGTAGGGGCCACCATCAACACCATGCTGGCCGCGGTCCTGGCCAAGGGAACCACTATCCTGGAGAATGCCGCCCGCGAGCCGGAAGTGGTGGACGTGGCTAACTTTCTCAACACCATGGGGGCGCGGATTAAGGGCGCAGGCATGGATGTCATCCGTATTGAAGGCGTCAAGAAGCTTCATGGGGCCGAGCATGAGATTATCCCCGACCGGATTGAGGCCGGTTCCTACCTTATCCTGGGCGCCATGACCGGGGGTGAGGTGACGGTGGTGAATGCCATGGGCGAACACCTCCGGGCGCTCCTATCCAGCCTGGAGGCCATCGGCGTGGCCGTTGAAGAGACCACCACGGCCGTTCGTGTAAAGAAAAAGGAGCCCCTGGCTCCTCTTAATGTAGTCACCCAGCCCTATCCGGGCTTTCCCACCGACCTACAGGCACCTTTGGCGGTGCTCCTCACCCAGGCCGATGGCGTGAGCACCCTGCGCGAGACCATCTTTGACGGCCGCTTCAAGTACGTGGACGAGCTCCGGCGCATGGGTGCGGACGTCAAGGTGGAACGGGACACGGCCATCATTACCGGGCCGGCCAAGCTAACCGGGGCCCCGGTGGAGGCCACGGACCTCCGGGGCGGCATGGCGCTGGTGATTGCCGCGCTGGCGGCCGAGGGGCGCAGCGAGGTCAGCGGCCTCGAGCACATCGACCGCGGTTATGAGCACCTCTCCGCCAAGCTGCAGGCCCTGGGGGCCAAGGTGGAGCGGATCAGGGTGTAA
- a CDS encoding MBL fold metallo-hydrolase: MELTVLGRYGPYPAAGGACSGYLVTAGTTRLLVDCGAGVLSRLAAHLPLEGLTGVILSHLHSDHTSDYFVLRYALEVAQFQGRRREPLPVWAPPEPAEEFGRLGYRNVFTVRPVLEGQAVQVGELTAVPFAGRHSVPAFGWLFTAGGAKLAYSGDTELYPDFPARVQGADLFLCEATYTETQLSQGARNHLAAGQAARAARAAGVKRLLLTHLSPPQDHRVLLQEAQAEFPAAELAAEGKTYSVSA; the protein is encoded by the coding sequence ATGGAACTCACCGTTCTCGGCCGCTACGGGCCCTATCCGGCAGCGGGCGGGGCCTGTTCGGGTTATCTTGTCACGGCCGGCACCACGCGCCTGCTGGTGGACTGCGGGGCGGGGGTCCTGAGCCGGTTGGCCGCCCACCTGCCCCTGGAAGGCCTTACGGGGGTTATCCTCTCCCATCTCCACAGCGATCATACCAGCGATTACTTTGTCCTGCGCTACGCTCTGGAGGTGGCCCAGTTTCAGGGCCGGCGCCGGGAACCCCTGCCCGTGTGGGCGCCGCCCGAGCCGGCGGAGGAGTTCGGCCGCCTGGGTTACCGCAACGTTTTCACCGTGCGCCCGGTGCTGGAAGGGCAGGCCGTCCAGGTAGGGGAACTGACGGCGGTCCCCTTTGCCGGCAGGCACAGCGTCCCGGCTTTCGGGTGGCTTTTCACGGCGGGCGGGGCGAAGCTCGCCTACTCGGGCGACACAGAGCTGTACCCGGACTTCCCTGCCCGTGTGCAGGGGGCGGACCTTTTCCTCTGCGAGGCCACCTACACAGAGACGCAGCTGAGCCAGGGGGCGCGGAATCACCTGGCGGCGGGCCAGGCGGCCCGGGCGGCGCGGGCGGCCGGTGTGAAGCGTCTCTTGCTTACCCACCTTTCGCCGCCGCAGGATCACCGGGTGCTGCTTCAGGAAGCGCAGGCGGAGTTTCCCGCCGCTGAACTTGCAGCGGAAGGAAAAACGTACAGCGTTTCGGCATAG